The Desulfobacterales bacterium sequence CACGCTGTCCCCGTAAAGTTCCCATTGGAAAGCTGATGAGGGAGGCGACTGAAGAATTCGCCTGAACATATGTGTCCGCCTTCTATAAAAAAAACTTAAATGGCGAGGAAAGAAGCGATGAGTACCAAACTGGATTTTCGCGTGTTAAGTGATTTGAGTTATGGATTGTATATCGTTACCTCCAAGGATGAGGACCGTCTGAATGGCCAGATCATTAATACCGCCATCCAGGTGACGGCTGAACCGCCGCGGGTTGCGGTGATCATCAACAAAAAGAATCTAACCCATGAATTTATCCTGAAGAGCGGCGTATTCGCCGTATCGGTTCTGGATAAATCGGCGCCGTTAAAATTTTTCGGGCCCTTCGGGTTCCGCTCCGGTCGCGAAATCGACAAGCTGGACGGCATTCACTTTAAAAAGGGAATCACCGGATGTCCGCTCCTGATTGAACATTGTCTCTCGGTTATGGAGGCCAAAGTCTATGATAAAATTGATCTGGGGACCCATACGATTTTCGTGGGTGATGTTTTAACAACAGAAATGTTAAAGCAGGGAACCCCTCTTACGTATCATTTCTACCGGGAAGAATTGAAGGGAAAATCATCTAAAAATGCGCCGACTTTCGCTCCCGTGAAATA is a genomic window containing:
- a CDS encoding flavin reductase family protein, whose translation is MSTKLDFRVLSDLSYGLYIVTSKDEDRLNGQIINTAIQVTAEPPRVAVIINKKNLTHEFILKSGVFAVSVLDKSAPLKFFGPFGFRSGREIDKLDGIHFKKGITGCPLLIEHCLSVMEAKVYDKIDLGTHTIFVGDVLTTEMLKQGTPLTYHFYREELKGKSSKNAPTFAPVK